In Gemmatimonadota bacterium, the DNA window CTGGGCGGCGTCGAGATCCCGGCAGCGCAGGGGCTGGCAGGCTTCTCCGATGCGGACGTCATCGCCCACGCCGTTACCGATGCTGTCCTGGGCGCCGCGGGGCTGGGTGACATCGGCACGCATTTTCCACCCGATGATCCACGCTGGAAGGACGCCGACTCCCTCGAGCTGCTGGCGAAGGCAGTCGAGCTCCTGCAGGAGCGGCGGCTCCGCGTCGTTAATGTGGATGTCACGGTGATCTGCGAAGCGCCGCGGCTGGCAGCGCACGTACCTGCCATGCGCCAGCGCCTGGGCGCGAGTCTGCGCGTCAGCGCAGCGGAGGTCTCCGTCAAGGGCAAAAGCAACGAGGGGATGGGCTGGGTTGGCCGGGGCGAGGGGATCGCCGCACTGGCGGTCGCGCTGGTGGCGTCCCAGCCGTAGCAGCGGGCGCTGGAGGGCGGCGGTGGAAGAAGTGCTGCGCACGTTGATCGGTCTGCCGCCTATCCTCATCTACCTCGTGATTGGCGGCGGCGCCGCGGTAGAGAACGTGATCCCGCCCATTCCGGCGGACACTTTCGTGCTGTTCGGCGCTTTTCTGGCCGCGGCCGGGCGGGCGGACCCGTGGATCGTCTTCCTCTGCACTTGGTTCCCCAACATCGCCTCCGCGCTGGCGGTCTACGCGCTGGCCGGCCGGTACGGCCACTCGTTCTTCCGCACGCCCGTGGGGCACTGGCTGCTGCACCCTCATCAGCTCGAGCAGATCGGGCGCTTCTACGAGCGCTGGGGGGTGCTCGCCATCTTCTTCAGTCGCTTCCTGCCGGCGTTCCGGGCTATGGTGCCCGTCTTTGCCGGAGTCGCCCACATCCCCGTCTGGCGTATCGCGCTGCCGCTGGTGACAGCTTCCGGGCTATGGTACGGCGGCCTGGTGTATGTGGGCGCGCAGGCGGGGAGGCATTGGCAGGATATCGCGGCGTCGTTCGAGCAGGCGAGCGATGTGCTCCTCTGGGTCGCGCTGGTGCTGCTGCTGGCACTACTCTTCTGGTGGCGTGTGACGCGGCGGGCGGCGAAGAAACACGGCTAGGACGCGGCCGGGCATGTATCACCTGGAGCGATTTCGGGATCACCTGGCATTCGAGAGGGGGCTCTCGCCGCGCACGCTGGACGCGTACGGCAGGGACCTCGAGCGCATGGTGCGCTTCCTCGAGTCGCGCGGCGTGCGCCGACCCGGCTCAGCCACGCCCGTGGACCTGCG includes these proteins:
- a CDS encoding DedA family protein encodes the protein MEEVLRTLIGLPPILIYLVIGGGAAVENVIPPIPADTFVLFGAFLAAAGRADPWIVFLCTWFPNIASALAVYALAGRYGHSFFRTPVGHWLLHPHQLEQIGRFYERWGVLAIFFSRFLPAFRAMVPVFAGVAHIPVWRIALPLVTASGLWYGGLVYVGAQAGRHWQDIAASFEQASDVLLWVALVLLLALLFWWRVTRRAAKKHG
- a CDS encoding 2-C-methyl-D-erythritol 2,4-cyclodiphosphate synthase, with the protein product MRVGVGYDSHRFSPGRRLVLGGVEIPAAQGLAGFSDADVIAHAVTDAVLGAAGLGDIGTHFPPDDPRWKDADSLELLAKAVELLQERRLRVVNVDVTVICEAPRLAAHVPAMRQRLGASLRVSAAEVSVKGKSNEGMGWVGRGEGIAALAVALVASQP